The following are from one region of the Segatella oris genome:
- a CDS encoding mannose-1-phosphate guanylyltransferase, with protein MNKTLTNFYCVILAGGKGRRLWPCSREYSPKQFIDFFGVGRTQLQQAFERFVKILPKENIYINTNETYLDLVHAQLPEVTDDHIMAEPIYRNTAPSVAWATHRIAHINKDACLIVAPSDQTVLNEEVFRSDLLEALEFVNNNDCLLTMGVKPTRPEPGYGYVQLGEHSGIDDIFKVQSFIEKPEREFAHMLMESGEWYWNTGIFLSNVHFLKESLSNQLPPVLRTFDDSNPEWTITAEEAFMKENFPSYPNLSIDFSILEKSDYVYLKKCDFGWADMGTWHDIYEASQKGDDDNVIINSDVYIENSHNNIIKIPKDRLAVINGLDGYIVAEEGNVLLICKKEDSSALIRKYVAEVQMKKGNDFV; from the coding sequence ATGAACAAGACCTTAACCAACTTTTACTGTGTGATTCTTGCTGGTGGGAAAGGGCGCCGACTCTGGCCATGCAGCCGAGAATACTCTCCCAAACAGTTTATCGATTTCTTTGGCGTGGGACGCACACAGCTTCAACAGGCCTTTGAACGTTTTGTGAAGATTCTTCCCAAAGAGAATATTTACATCAACACTAACGAAACATATCTTGACTTAGTTCACGCACAGTTGCCAGAAGTGACTGATGACCATATCATGGCTGAGCCTATCTACCGTAACACAGCACCAAGCGTAGCCTGGGCCACCCACCGCATTGCCCACATCAACAAAGATGCTTGCCTGATAGTTGCACCTTCCGACCAAACCGTTCTCAATGAAGAGGTGTTCCGAAGCGATTTATTGGAAGCTCTTGAGTTTGTGAATAACAACGATTGTCTGCTCACCATGGGCGTCAAGCCCACACGTCCTGAACCGGGATATGGCTATGTGCAGTTAGGCGAACACAGTGGAATTGATGATATTTTCAAAGTTCAGTCGTTCATAGAAAAGCCCGAACGCGAATTTGCACACATGCTCATGGAGAGCGGAGAATGGTATTGGAATACGGGCATCTTTCTTTCCAATGTTCATTTCCTCAAAGAAAGTCTCAGTAATCAGCTCCCCCCTGTGCTGCGAACTTTCGATGACAGTAACCCCGAATGGACCATTACTGCTGAAGAAGCCTTCATGAAAGAAAACTTTCCTTCCTATCCCAACCTCTCCATCGACTTCAGCATACTCGAAAAGTCCGACTATGTCTATCTGAAGAAATGCGACTTCGGATGGGCCGATATGGGTACATGGCATGACATCTACGAGGCCTCTCAGAAAGGAGATGACGACAATGTAATCATCAATTCTGATGTCTATATAGAGAACTCCCACAACAACATCATCAAAATCCCTAAAGATCGTTTAGCGGTCATCAACGGGCTGGATGGCTACATCGTTGCCGAAGAAGGCAATGTGCTGCTGATTTGCAAAAAAGAAGACTCCTCGGCACTTATCCGCAAGTATGTGGCCGAAGTTCAGATGAAGAAAGGAAACGATTTTGTTTAA
- a CDS encoding D-Ala-D-Ala carboxypeptidase family metallohydrolase has translation MKETTMEMYSPHFSKQEMQRSGMAIRLGIENKPGREEEENLKALCLNVLEPLRKRFGRIIITSGYRSEALNKAVFGEPSSQHLKGEAADIHIPNEEVGRRYFRFIKYVLDYDQLLFERRLSNGCMWLHVSYCRDRKHNRHEAVEMNF, from the coding sequence ATGAAAGAAACAACTATGGAAATGTATTCGCCTCATTTCTCAAAACAGGAAATGCAACGGTCGGGCATGGCGATCAGACTCGGTATAGAGAATAAGCCCGGCCGTGAAGAAGAGGAAAATCTCAAAGCGCTATGCCTCAATGTGCTAGAGCCACTCCGCAAGCGTTTCGGCCGCATCATCATCACGAGCGGATATCGCTCAGAAGCCCTTAACAAAGCAGTTTTCGGAGAACCCAGCTCACAACATCTCAAGGGTGAGGCTGCCGACATTCACATCCCCAACGAAGAAGTGGGACGGCGCTATTTTCGCTTCATCAAATATGTACTCGACTATGATCAACTGCTCTTTGAGCGCCGCTTGTCAAACGGTTGCATGTGGCTTCACGTGAGTTATTGCAGAGATCGGAAGCACAACCGACACGAGGCAGTTGAAATGAACTTCTGA
- a CDS encoding SusC/RagA family TonB-linked outer membrane protein, translating into MILHQRPISFALWLGASLVMPTQGWAANELSTQYTQQNSQCTGTVTDEQGEPVIGATILVKGTNNRVVTDFDGHFTLPNVNRGSVLILSYIGMDSQEVKWNGQPLKVKMKEQSQALNEVVITGYGGQQKRATLTTAISKMDSKVLDAAAFANAGSALQGSVTGLQVFNGSGQPGTNPSITLRGGASITGSAPALIIVDGVERTLSEVNPSDIESMEVLKDAASTAIYGARANGGVILITTKQAKRGTSTINYRMKVGVNFRRDDYDFMNARDYIYYNRLGMKRYATSMKGHGTPANVDAQNGYSGYGYTNFTPRTDVLYYDAANPDHKKLLEEEGWQLMDDPYYSDSPKRQLMFKDYSGLLEKAIFHDQTTTQDHYLNFSGGNNFGSFVASLGYYHEDGVVRNTSYKRFTGSVKGDYQIKPWLKVRAGAQYTWRTRPKSYVDSWSSLFYRTRSQRPTWNPYLKDGSPAPGWSSSDGNYLYWNDKLTSSNGYRAETYNIGFDLTLIPKHLTLTTNASLYHTLDQVENFNKAFYTQSNPNKINTTRRSYGYLMKDTQTQLNAFLNYRNTFADKHNVDLMFGGEYYDYNYYKLWASTKNSPTDDIPTLNAGADKDDNPGSYKSRNRIESLFGRFNYDYMQKYLLSFTFRYDGNSKLKDNRWGFFPGVSLGWNMMEEDFWKASKLSKVISNIKPRISYGSNGNVSGIGDFYIYGVYDQLTNYNGNTAFYDRSLVNTALKWEQSHTFEAGLDLGFFKNRLSFILDYYVRNTSNLLQSVNLPSYLGFKSIQTNLGKLRNQGFEMEVRATPVHLRNGFRWDLSFNLSTVKNTIIKLPKSERPFNQLEGVEVAAGKVDANGHTPTKWIGGYREGGKLGDLYSYKQDHIFRDWDDIRQHANKRIDNVAKLYGPGLADEVNPQTGVLYKNSAGWKAIEPGDVCWEDINGDGIINTLDRKVVGNLRPTVTGGWSTTLSYKNLSLYARFDYALGHTIYNDLKARSMGQFQGQFNLIDKVKDMWSEDNPNSKYPVFTYADQLNKHNIWRGNSIFYEKADYMALREITLSYNLPKQWTKALQMSNASVYLTGQNLFYITGYDGASPEPSDGFDYGRYPSPRTLIFGLNITF; encoded by the coding sequence ATGATTCTACACCAAAGACCTATCAGCTTTGCGCTATGGTTAGGCGCATCGCTTGTCATGCCCACGCAGGGATGGGCTGCAAATGAGTTGTCGACTCAGTACACACAGCAAAACAGTCAGTGCACAGGTACGGTCACCGATGAGCAGGGAGAGCCTGTCATTGGTGCCACAATCCTGGTAAAAGGCACGAACAACCGTGTGGTGACTGATTTCGACGGACATTTTACTTTGCCGAATGTGAACCGTGGAAGTGTGCTCATATTGAGCTACATCGGCATGGATTCGCAGGAAGTGAAATGGAACGGACAACCTCTCAAGGTGAAAATGAAAGAGCAGTCGCAGGCGCTGAACGAAGTCGTCATAACGGGTTATGGCGGACAGCAGAAGCGTGCAACGCTGACTACGGCTATCTCAAAGATGGACAGCAAGGTGCTTGATGCTGCAGCTTTCGCCAATGCCGGCAGTGCCCTGCAGGGCAGTGTGACGGGTTTGCAGGTGTTCAATGGTTCGGGACAGCCCGGAACTAATCCCTCCATCACTCTGCGCGGTGGTGCTTCGATTACGGGAAGTGCACCTGCCTTGATCATCGTTGACGGTGTTGAGCGTACGCTTTCAGAGGTCAACCCCTCGGACATTGAGTCGATGGAAGTGCTGAAAGATGCCGCATCAACAGCCATTTACGGTGCAAGGGCCAACGGAGGCGTTATTCTCATCACCACAAAACAGGCAAAACGCGGCACATCGACTATCAACTACCGCATGAAAGTAGGTGTGAACTTCCGGCGTGATGACTATGATTTCATGAATGCCCGCGATTACATCTATTATAACCGCTTGGGAATGAAGCGCTATGCAACGTCAATGAAAGGGCACGGGACACCGGCAAATGTAGATGCCCAGAATGGCTATTCGGGCTATGGTTACACGAATTTCACTCCACGCACGGATGTGTTATACTACGATGCAGCTAATCCCGACCATAAGAAGCTGTTGGAAGAGGAGGGCTGGCAGCTCATGGACGACCCCTACTACAGTGACTCGCCCAAGCGACAGCTGATGTTCAAAGACTACAGCGGACTTTTGGAAAAGGCTATTTTCCATGACCAGACCACGACACAAGATCATTATCTCAATTTCTCGGGTGGCAACAACTTCGGTTCTTTCGTAGCCTCCTTGGGTTATTATCATGAAGATGGTGTGGTGCGCAACACGTCTTATAAGCGTTTCACGGGCAGTGTGAAGGGTGATTACCAAATCAAGCCCTGGCTGAAAGTCCGTGCCGGTGCACAGTACACATGGCGAACGAGACCTAAGAGCTATGTAGACTCGTGGTCATCTCTGTTCTATCGCACGCGTTCTCAGCGTCCGACATGGAATCCTTACCTGAAAGATGGCAGTCCGGCACCAGGTTGGAGCTCTTCAGACGGCAACTATCTGTATTGGAACGACAAGCTCACTTCGAGCAACGGATACCGTGCAGAGACCTACAATATAGGCTTTGATCTGACGCTGATACCGAAACATCTCACCTTGACCACCAATGCTTCGCTCTACCATACGTTAGACCAGGTGGAGAATTTCAACAAGGCTTTCTACACGCAGAGCAATCCCAACAAGATCAACACCACGCGCCGTTCGTACGGATATCTGATGAAAGACACGCAGACACAGCTGAATGCCTTTCTGAACTACCGCAACACGTTTGCCGACAAGCACAATGTTGACCTGATGTTCGGTGGTGAATACTATGACTATAACTACTATAAGCTGTGGGCTTCAACCAAGAATTCGCCAACAGATGACATTCCTACGCTCAATGCCGGTGCCGACAAGGATGACAACCCGGGTTCATACAAGTCGCGCAACCGCATAGAATCGCTCTTCGGACGCTTCAACTACGACTACATGCAGAAGTATCTGCTCTCATTTACTTTCCGCTATGACGGCAACTCCAAACTGAAAGACAACCGCTGGGGCTTCTTCCCCGGAGTGTCATTAGGCTGGAACATGATGGAAGAAGACTTCTGGAAAGCTTCCAAACTGTCGAAGGTCATCAGCAACATCAAGCCTCGTATCAGCTACGGTAGCAATGGAAACGTGAGCGGTATCGGTGATTTCTATATCTATGGTGTGTATGATCAACTGACAAACTACAACGGGAACACGGCTTTCTACGACCGCTCGTTGGTGAACACAGCCCTGAAATGGGAACAGAGTCACACCTTTGAGGCCGGTCTTGACCTTGGATTCTTCAAGAACCGCTTGTCTTTCATTCTCGATTACTATGTGCGCAACACCAGCAACCTGCTGCAAAGTGTGAACCTTCCCTCGTATCTTGGCTTCAAATCTATCCAGACCAACTTGGGAAAACTGCGCAACCAAGGATTTGAAATGGAAGTGCGTGCCACGCCAGTCCATTTGAGAAACGGCTTCCGTTGGGACCTTTCGTTCAATCTCTCAACTGTCAAGAACACGATTATCAAGTTGCCTAAGAGCGAACGTCCGTTCAACCAGCTCGAAGGAGTGGAAGTTGCTGCAGGTAAGGTTGATGCCAATGGCCACACACCTACAAAGTGGATTGGCGGTTATCGCGAAGGAGGAAAGCTCGGAGATCTCTACAGTTATAAGCAGGATCACATCTTCCGCGACTGGGACGACATACGCCAGCATGCCAACAAGCGTATTGACAACGTTGCAAAACTATACGGGCCAGGCCTTGCCGACGAAGTAAATCCGCAGACAGGTGTGCTCTATAAGAACTCAGCAGGCTGGAAAGCCATCGAACCGGGAGATGTTTGCTGGGAGGATATCAATGGAGACGGCATCATTAATACGCTCGACCGCAAGGTGGTGGGCAATCTGCGACCCACTGTGACAGGTGGATGGTCGACCACACTCTCTTACAAAAACCTCTCTTTGTATGCGCGTTTCGACTATGCTTTGGGCCATACCATCTACAATGACCTCAAGGCTCGCTCCATGGGACAGTTCCAAGGACAGTTCAATCTCATTGACAAGGTGAAGGATATGTGGAGTGAAGACAATCCGAACTCCAAATATCCGGTCTTCACTTACGCTGACCAGCTGAACAAACACAATATCTGGCGTGGAAATTCTATCTTCTATGAAAAGGCCGACTACATGGCTTTGCGTGAGATTACCCTCAGTTATAATCTGCCGAAGCAATGGACCAAAGCACTTCAGATGAGCAATGCCAGCGTGTATCTGACAGGTCAGAACCTTTTCTATATCACCGGATATGACGGAGCTTCGCCTGAACCGTCAGACGGTTTCGACTATGGCCGTTATCCCTCTCCACGCACTTTGATCTTTGGACTCAACATTACTTTCTAA
- the nanU gene encoding SusD family outer membrane lipoprotein NanU, with translation MKKIFSYIAATVISLSLAGCMDLEPTSSITDSNYWKNADQVQTFNQGLYSWVRSYANRYIIWGELRSNIYTGTAFSGEAPQGYERLWNNTLEKSSAVIGNYGGLYTGINQINLMIDKVNEAGYLTEAQKNKYLASSHGLRAFFYFQLLRTYGDVIVYLQHTEGKTVDLSKVARKQDPAADVMKQIKADIQASETAYNNDYSFKDGRMYWSLAATKMLKGEVYLWSGKQMGGGTADYQTALTAYQEVQSHADVALLDNFSDVFAYNKKGNKEIIFALHNRENETTLWNGLYTSLVMNKQNVSAYRLHDAHGNAIQFSQSEYLNLSLGTGVMRFPLDKQLWTKLYLNGNDKRRAGSLADVYATDGTTYVGNICNKFHGTLLPGGSSTSWYDDQPIYRYAECLLGIAEAKVLLGQNPATEINQIRSRAYGAAYFNAHPEVQYPNEISTSGTPALTTFFANNTFVGGDENAEEAVLKERMREFLFEGKRWHDIRLFNKAVKYSTANNTRLLWPIDETTLSTNTLLEQTPGYGD, from the coding sequence ATGAAAAAGATATTTTCTTATATAGCAGCCACCGTGATCAGTCTTTCACTCGCGGGCTGCATGGATCTGGAACCCACAAGCAGTATCACCGACTCCAATTACTGGAAGAATGCCGACCAGGTGCAGACTTTCAATCAAGGTCTCTACTCATGGGTGAGAAGTTATGCCAACAGATATATCATCTGGGGCGAGCTGCGCAGCAACATCTACACCGGAACAGCCTTCAGCGGTGAGGCTCCGCAGGGCTATGAACGCCTTTGGAACAACACTCTTGAAAAGAGCAGTGCCGTAATTGGAAACTACGGAGGACTCTATACGGGCATCAATCAGATCAATCTGATGATTGACAAAGTGAACGAAGCAGGCTATCTGACCGAAGCACAGAAGAACAAATATCTTGCAAGCAGTCACGGTTTGCGCGCTTTCTTCTATTTCCAGTTGCTCCGAACCTACGGAGATGTGATTGTCTATCTGCAGCACACGGAGGGCAAAACGGTCGATTTGAGTAAGGTTGCACGCAAGCAAGACCCTGCGGCTGACGTGATGAAGCAGATCAAAGCCGACATCCAGGCTTCTGAAACTGCCTATAACAACGACTATTCCTTCAAGGACGGACGCATGTATTGGTCGCTCGCAGCCACCAAGATGCTCAAGGGTGAAGTGTATTTGTGGAGCGGAAAGCAGATGGGAGGAGGCACTGCTGACTATCAGACGGCTTTAACTGCCTATCAGGAAGTGCAGTCTCACGCGGATGTTGCCTTGCTCGACAACTTCAGTGATGTGTTTGCATATAATAAGAAAGGTAACAAGGAAATCATCTTTGCCCTGCACAACCGCGAAAATGAGACCACATTGTGGAACGGTCTCTACACCTCTTTGGTGATGAACAAGCAGAATGTGAGTGCCTACCGACTGCACGATGCCCATGGGAATGCCATTCAATTCAGCCAGTCTGAATATCTCAACCTGAGCCTCGGCACCGGTGTCATGCGCTTCCCGCTTGACAAACAGCTGTGGACAAAACTCTATCTTAACGGAAACGACAAGCGCAGAGCAGGCTCATTGGCCGATGTTTATGCCACTGACGGCACGACCTATGTGGGCAACATCTGCAATAAGTTCCATGGAACACTGCTTCCCGGTGGCTCATCAACATCGTGGTATGACGACCAGCCCATTTACCGCTATGCCGAATGTCTGTTGGGAATAGCCGAAGCCAAAGTGCTGTTGGGACAAAATCCGGCAACAGAAATCAACCAAATCCGCAGCCGTGCATATGGTGCAGCCTATTTCAATGCTCATCCCGAGGTGCAATATCCCAATGAAATCAGCACGAGTGGCACTCCCGCTCTGACCACCTTCTTTGCCAATAACACCTTTGTGGGCGGTGATGAGAATGCAGAAGAGGCCGTTCTGAAAGAGCGTATGCGTGAATTCCTGTTCGAAGGAAAGCGCTGGCACGACATCCGTCTGTTCAATAAAGCCGTGAAGTATTCCACAGCCAACAATACCCGACTGCTCTGGCCTATTGATGAAACGACGCTTTCAACCAACACCTTGTTGGAGCAGACACCCGGATATGGTGATTGA
- a CDS encoding smalltalk protein, with protein MDKIRINQWKLVIKIIIAVATAILGAIASPDTDSISRQFRKGNSAKLLEN; from the coding sequence ATGGATAAAATCAGAATTAATCAATGGAAATTAGTCATTAAGATCATCATCGCTGTAGCTACGGCCATATTGGGCGCAATCGCTTCTCCCGATACCGACAGCATTTCCCGACAGTTCAGAAAAGGAAACAGCGCGAAGTTGTTGGAGAATTAA
- a CDS encoding LytR/AlgR family response regulator transcription factor — protein MVETILKTNPYRMKCLVVDDESIAVKGIANYIGKLDFLEVAASCSSASEAAEILRNKEIDLMFLDINMPRLSGLDFLESLDKPPLTIITTAYSEYALDGFRLHVTDYLMKPIAFQRFFQAVSKAREMFLLQSGREETTAPGMYIRQGDSFKRIAWEDILYAEGMQNYVRLHFEDRVLTIHQTMTSLEEMLPREAFFRIHRSFLVNISHIDTISGGRIFMGGKELPVSKQRKDELLRSVVYKNLISK, from the coding sequence ATGGTGGAAACGATATTGAAAACGAACCCGTACAGGATGAAATGTTTGGTGGTGGACGACGAGTCGATTGCCGTAAAAGGAATTGCGAACTATATCGGAAAGTTGGATTTTCTGGAAGTTGCCGCTTCCTGTTCGTCGGCGTCGGAGGCAGCCGAAATCCTCCGAAACAAAGAGATTGATCTGATGTTTCTGGATATTAACATGCCCCGTCTTTCCGGATTGGACTTTTTGGAGTCGTTGGATAAACCGCCATTGACCATCATCACCACGGCATATTCGGAATATGCGCTCGATGGTTTCCGATTGCACGTTACAGATTATCTGATGAAACCCATTGCCTTTCAGCGCTTCTTTCAGGCGGTATCGAAAGCACGGGAGATGTTTCTCCTGCAAAGCGGACGCGAAGAAACAACGGCTCCGGGCATGTATATCAGGCAGGGAGATTCCTTCAAGCGGATTGCATGGGAAGACATTCTTTACGCGGAGGGTATGCAGAACTACGTAAGACTGCATTTCGAGGACAGGGTTTTGACCATTCACCAAACCATGACGTCTTTAGAAGAAATGTTGCCCCGAGAAGCCTTTTTCAGAATACACCGCTCCTTTCTTGTCAACATATCCCATATAGATACCATTTCGGGAGGGCGGATTTTCATGGGCGGGAAAGAACTTCCCGTCTCAAAGCAGCGAAAAGACGAGCTGTTGCGGTCTGTTGTGTATAAGAATCTGATAAGTAAATAG
- a CDS encoding HU family DNA-binding protein, whose protein sequence is MAVIYKIYKNNNKKNAGFGKFYARAMHNGTTNLDDIAAIIERNCSMKKSDVKAVLTELVEVMTAQIQDSKRVKLDGLGTFKIGISTKGAESAAAFNPAKHIKNMRVIFMPEVHVERDSRKHIKALLSGVNVTEMKQYTIEKKKKKPASQPGV, encoded by the coding sequence ATGGCAGTAATCTACAAGATTTACAAGAACAACAACAAGAAAAATGCCGGTTTCGGAAAGTTTTATGCACGTGCCATGCACAACGGTACGACAAACCTTGATGATATCGCAGCTATCATTGAGCGCAACTGCTCTATGAAGAAAAGCGACGTGAAGGCTGTGCTGACGGAGTTGGTAGAGGTGATGACCGCACAGATTCAGGACTCGAAGCGCGTGAAACTTGACGGTTTGGGAACGTTTAAGATTGGCATCAGCACGAAAGGTGCAGAGTCGGCAGCAGCCTTCAACCCAGCCAAGCACATCAAGAACATGCGGGTAATCTTCATGCCCGAGGTTCATGTGGAGCGCGACTCACGCAAGCACATCAAGGCATTGCTCAGTGGTGTCAACGTAACGGAAATGAAACAGTACACGATTGAGAAGAAAAAGAAGAAGCCGGCTTCACAGCCCGGTGTCTGA